The following are encoded together in the Pseudomonas sediminis genome:
- a CDS encoding hybrid sensor histidine kinase/response regulator gives MRRLRIAIGLLASLLLLGLALTATANTAPTGTHSWSYLVDASARLGLEEVRAQRQQFKPLSKQSFTFPPSDHAVWLRAEFAPQQQPAWLWIFSPRVQYLDYYLLRDGVLEQNLHTGEAMPLDSRPLPSRFYLMPLPNDGQARVAYVRLTSNHPLMTWFKVMDQAELVSLEKPAYLYGMLFGALLLLTLYNLIRFIYSRSASGLWLAGVNIGLAVCSSANLGIFAQWLPSLGYNQSLIADLSALFAAFSALAFGLSFMHGTPVQHSPLNRLLRGNALLLLGYALCIVVTGLFWYSSLVYLLVALSAINLLLVSGLHWRAGYQPARLIALGMLVFNMGFGFFVPVLLGFDQLNPGWLVLGVFSVATLAGLILSVSLTERQRQIQRDTLQESTALAASSAELKAKAEFLAKISHEIRTPMNGVLGMTELLLGTPLSAKQRDYVQTIHSSGNELLTLINEILDISKLESGQIELDDVQFDLGALIEDCLDIFRAKAEQQRVELISFIQPQVPRVISGDPTRLRQALLSLLDNAFKQTDEGEILLVAALDSGDGQHRLRVAVQDSGRPLLPEERDALLNTELQSRDFLSATRLGGRLGLIIARQLVRLMGGEFGIQGSGNQGTTLWLTLPLDAARLEQPEADLDSPLQGARLLVVDDNDTCRKVLMQQCNAWGMQVSAVPSGKEALALLRTKAHMREYFDAVLLDQDMPGMTGMQLAAKIKEDPSLNHDILIIMLTGISNAPSKVIARNAGIKRILAKPVAGYTLKTTLADELAQRPNDTPAQAAPTPVSTPLNVPADFRILVAEDNSISTKVIRGMLGKLNLKPDTASNGEEALSAMKAQPYDLVLMDCEMPVLDGFSATEQLRAWEKSEKRPRTPVVALTAHILSEHKERARAVGMDGHMSKPVELSQLRELIEHWIAERELRRQRDALPH, from the coding sequence GTGCGCCGGCTCAGGATTGCCATCGGACTACTCGCCAGCTTGCTGTTGCTTGGCCTTGCCCTGACAGCCACGGCGAACACAGCCCCTACCGGCACGCACAGCTGGTCCTATCTGGTCGACGCCAGCGCCCGCCTGGGCCTTGAAGAAGTCCGCGCCCAGCGCCAACAGTTCAAACCCCTCAGCAAACAGTCCTTTACTTTCCCGCCCAGTGATCACGCTGTCTGGCTGCGTGCCGAGTTCGCACCGCAGCAGCAACCCGCCTGGCTGTGGATCTTTTCACCACGGGTGCAGTACCTCGATTACTACCTGCTGAGAGACGGTGTGCTGGAGCAGAACCTGCACACCGGCGAGGCCATGCCGCTGGATTCGCGACCGCTGCCGTCGCGCTTCTACCTGATGCCGTTGCCGAATGACGGCCAGGCCCGCGTCGCCTATGTCCGCCTGACCTCCAACCACCCGCTGATGACCTGGTTCAAGGTCATGGATCAAGCCGAACTGGTCAGCCTGGAAAAGCCCGCCTATCTCTACGGCATGCTCTTCGGCGCCCTGCTGCTGCTGACCCTGTACAACCTCATCCGCTTCATCTACAGCCGCAGCGCCAGTGGTCTGTGGCTGGCCGGGGTGAACATCGGCCTGGCCGTGTGCTCGTCGGCCAACCTCGGCATCTTCGCCCAATGGCTGCCCAGCCTGGGCTACAACCAGTCACTGATCGCCGACCTCTCTGCCCTGTTCGCCGCCTTCAGCGCCCTGGCTTTTGGCCTGAGCTTCATGCACGGCACGCCAGTACAGCACAGCCCCCTGAACCGCCTGCTGCGGGGTAATGCTCTACTGCTCCTGGGCTATGCGCTGTGCATCGTCGTCACCGGTCTGTTCTGGTACAGCTCGCTGGTCTACCTGCTGGTGGCCCTGAGCGCGATCAACCTGTTGCTGGTGAGCGGCCTGCACTGGCGCGCCGGTTATCAGCCGGCACGCCTGATCGCCTTAGGCATGCTGGTGTTCAACATGGGCTTCGGTTTCTTCGTGCCGGTACTACTCGGCTTCGATCAGCTCAATCCGGGCTGGCTGGTGCTGGGCGTATTCAGCGTTGCCACTCTGGCCGGTCTGATCCTCAGCGTGTCGCTGACCGAGCGGCAGCGGCAGATCCAGCGCGACACCCTGCAGGAAAGCACCGCCCTGGCTGCCAGCAGTGCCGAGCTGAAAGCCAAGGCTGAGTTCCTGGCCAAGATCAGCCATGAAATCCGCACGCCAATGAACGGCGTGCTGGGTATGACCGAGCTGCTGTTGGGCACGCCGCTGTCGGCCAAGCAGCGCGACTACGTGCAGACCATCCACAGTTCGGGCAACGAGCTGCTTACCCTGATCAACGAAATCCTCGACATTTCCAAGCTCGAGTCCGGGCAGATTGAACTGGACGATGTGCAGTTCGACCTCGGCGCGCTGATCGAAGACTGCCTCGACATCTTCCGCGCCAAGGCCGAACAACAGCGCGTGGAGCTGATCAGTTTCATCCAGCCACAGGTGCCACGAGTGATCAGCGGTGACCCGACGCGCCTGCGCCAGGCTCTGTTGAGCCTGCTGGATAACGCCTTCAAGCAGACCGACGAGGGCGAGATTCTTCTGGTCGCCGCCCTCGACAGCGGCGACGGTCAACATCGTCTGCGCGTCGCCGTACAGGACAGCGGTCGTCCACTGCTGCCGGAGGAGCGCGACGCCCTGCTCAACACCGAACTGCAGAGCCGCGACTTCCTCTCCGCCACCCGCCTGGGCGGGCGCCTCGGCCTGATCATCGCGCGCCAGTTGGTGCGTCTGATGGGCGGCGAGTTCGGCATCCAGGGCAGCGGCAACCAGGGCACCACACTGTGGCTGACCCTGCCGCTGGATGCCGCCCGCCTGGAACAGCCAGAAGCCGACCTCGACAGCCCGTTGCAAGGCGCGCGCCTGCTGGTGGTGGACGACAACGACACCTGCCGCAAGGTACTGATGCAGCAATGCAACGCCTGGGGCATGCAGGTCAGTGCAGTCCCTTCCGGCAAGGAGGCGCTGGCGCTGCTGCGCACCAAGGCGCACATGCGCGAGTACTTCGATGCGGTGCTGCTCGACCAAGACATGCCCGGCATGACCGGTATGCAGCTGGCCGCCAAGATCAAGGAAGATCCGAGCCTCAACCATGACATCCTGATCATCATGCTTACCGGCATCAGCAACGCGCCGAGCAAGGTGATTGCACGCAACGCCGGGATCAAGCGCATCCTGGCCAAGCCGGTGGCCGGCTACACGCTCAAGACCACCCTGGCCGACGAACTGGCCCAGCGCCCCAACGATACCCCCGCCCAGGCAGCGCCTACTCCGGTCAGTACACCACTGAACGTGCCGGCCGACTTCCGCATTCTGGTGGCCGAAGACAACAGCATCTCGACCAAGGTGATTCGCGGCATGCTCGGCAAGCTCAACCTCAAGCCGGACACCGCCAGCAACGGCGAGGAAGCCCTCAGTGCGATGAAAGCGCAGCCCTACGACCTGGTGCTGATGGATTGCGAAATGCCGGTGCTCGATGGTTTCTCCGCCACCGAACAGCTGCGTGCCTGGGAAAAGAGCGAGAAACGCCCGCGTACACCGGTGGTGGCACTGACCGCGCATATCCTCAGCGAACACAAGGAGCGCGCACGTGCCGTCGGCATGGATGGCCACATGTCCAAGCCGGTGGAGCTGTCACAACTGCGCGAGCTGATCGAGCACTGGATCGCCGAGCGCGAGCTGCGCCGCCAGCGTGATGCGCTGCCACACTGA
- the urtD gene encoding urea ABC transporter ATP-binding protein UrtD, which yields MKATPVPETMLEAAFDPTGLALDTGKNVGKGVNVRHGTILTLEDINVSFDGFKALTNLTLYIGVGELRCIIGPNGAGKTTMMDVITGKTRPDNGVAYFGEQYDLTTMSEVQIAQAGIGRKFQKPTVFEALTVFENLELAQKTNKSVWASLRARLSGEQKDRIEEVLTTIRLEASRNRPAGLLSHGQKQFLEIGMLLMQEPHLLLLDEPVAGMTDAETEFTAELFKSLARKHSLMVVEHDMGFVGSIADHVTVLHQGSVLAEGSLEQVQNDERVIEVYLGR from the coding sequence ATGAAAGCCACTCCGGTACCTGAAACCATGCTCGAAGCCGCTTTCGACCCCACCGGCCTGGCGCTGGACACCGGCAAGAACGTCGGCAAGGGCGTCAACGTCCGCCATGGCACCATCCTCACGCTGGAAGATATCAACGTCAGCTTCGATGGTTTCAAGGCGCTGACCAACCTGACGCTGTACATCGGCGTCGGTGAGCTGCGCTGCATCATCGGCCCGAACGGCGCCGGTAAAACCACAATGATGGACGTGATCACCGGCAAGACCCGCCCGGACAACGGCGTGGCCTACTTCGGCGAGCAGTACGACCTCACCACCATGAGCGAAGTGCAGATCGCCCAGGCCGGCATCGGCCGCAAATTCCAGAAGCCGACGGTGTTCGAAGCACTGACGGTGTTCGAAAACCTGGAACTGGCGCAGAAGACCAACAAGTCGGTATGGGCAAGCCTGCGCGCCCGGCTCAGTGGCGAGCAGAAGGATCGCATCGAGGAGGTGCTGACCACCATCCGCCTGGAAGCCTCGCGCAACCGTCCGGCTGGCCTGCTCTCCCATGGCCAGAAGCAGTTCCTGGAGATCGGCATGCTGCTGATGCAGGAGCCGCATCTGCTGCTGCTCGACGAGCCAGTGGCAGGCATGACCGATGCCGAGACCGAGTTCACCGCCGAGCTGTTCAAATCGCTGGCACGCAAGCACTCGCTGATGGTGGTCGAGCACGACATGGGCTTCGTCGGCTCCATCGCTGACCACGTCACCGTACTGCACCAAGGCAGCGTACTGGCCGAAGGCTCGCTGGAACAGGTACAGAACGACGAGCGGGTGATCGAGGTTTATCTGGGTCGCTGA
- the urtC gene encoding urea ABC transporter permease subunit UrtC gives MTMPLNQTLLARASAKLGPQVSLAIGLLVLAVLLAMPLLHLLPADHALHVSAYSLTLVGKILCYAIVALALDLVWGYAGMLSLGHGLFFALGGYAMGMYLMRQSAGDGLPAFMSFLAWSELPWYWYGTSSFLWAMCLVVLAPGLLALVFGFFAFRSRIKGVYFSIMTQALTFAGMLLFFRNETGFGGNNGFTGFTRILGFDITAQSTRAALFFATVVLLVGSLYLGFRLARSKFGRVLTALRDAENRLMFCGYDPRGYKLFIWVLSAVLCGLAGALYVPQVGIINPSEMAPTQSIEAAVWVALGGRGTLIGPLLGAGLVNGMKSWFTVAFPEYWLFALGALFIVVTLFLPRGVVGLLRKEKDQ, from the coding sequence ATGACAATGCCACTCAATCAAACGTTGCTGGCCCGCGCCAGCGCCAAGCTCGGCCCGCAGGTTTCGCTGGCCATCGGCCTGCTGGTGCTGGCCGTGCTGCTGGCCATGCCGCTGCTGCACCTGTTGCCGGCCGACCATGCTCTGCACGTCTCGGCCTATTCGCTGACCCTGGTGGGCAAGATCCTCTGCTACGCCATAGTCGCCCTGGCGCTGGATCTGGTCTGGGGCTACGCCGGCATGCTGTCGCTGGGCCACGGTCTGTTCTTCGCCCTCGGTGGCTACGCCATGGGCATGTACCTGATGCGCCAGAGTGCCGGTGACGGCCTGCCAGCGTTCATGAGCTTCCTCGCCTGGAGCGAGCTGCCCTGGTACTGGTACGGCACCTCCAGCTTCCTCTGGGCGATGTGCCTGGTGGTGCTGGCGCCCGGCCTGCTGGCCCTGGTGTTCGGCTTCTTCGCCTTCCGCTCGCGGATCAAGGGCGTGTACTTCTCGATCATGACCCAGGCGCTGACCTTCGCCGGCATGCTCCTGTTCTTCCGCAACGAAACCGGCTTCGGCGGCAACAACGGCTTTACCGGCTTCACCCGCATCCTCGGCTTCGACATCACCGCGCAGAGCACTCGCGCGGCGCTGTTCTTCGCCACCGTGGTGTTGCTGGTGGGCAGCCTGTACCTGGGCTTTCGCCTGGCACGCAGCAAGTTTGGCCGCGTGCTCACGGCCCTGCGTGACGCCGAGAACCGCCTGATGTTCTGCGGTTACGACCCACGCGGTTACAAGCTGTTCATCTGGGTGCTGAGCGCGGTGCTGTGCGGCCTGGCCGGCGCGCTGTACGTGCCGCAGGTGGGCATCATCAACCCCAGCGAAATGGCACCGACGCAGTCCATCGAAGCCGCCGTGTGGGTCGCCCTGGGCGGTCGCGGCACGCTGATCGGCCCGCTGCTTGGCGCCGGCCTGGTCAACGGCATGAAGAGCTGGTTCACCGTGGCCTTCCCGGAATACTGGCTGTTCGCCCTCGGTGCGCTATTCATCGTCGTCACCCTGTTCCTGCCACGCGGCGTGGTTGGCCTGCTGCGCAAGGAGAAGGATCAATGA
- a CDS encoding MarC family protein: MASELFSLYLKMLVLYSPFFVLSCFIGLSRGYTLKERKRLAWKVALATLIASVLLYLFGKHIFTLFGITIDAFRIGAGSVLFISALGMAQGKSAVQSDNVQQDVTIVPLTIPLTVGPGTIGALLLMGASQPHWDDKLVAVAAIFLASLTVGVVLYLSNQFERLLGDQGLQIVSRLMGLFVCALAAQIIFTGVKNYLVL, translated from the coding sequence ATGGCGTCCGAGTTGTTCAGCCTGTACCTGAAGATGCTGGTGCTCTACAGCCCCTTCTTCGTCCTCTCCTGCTTCATCGGCCTCAGCCGCGGCTACACCCTCAAGGAGCGCAAGCGCCTGGCCTGGAAAGTGGCGCTGGCGACGCTGATCGCCAGCGTGCTGCTGTACCTGTTCGGCAAACACATCTTCACCCTGTTCGGTATCACCATCGACGCCTTCCGCATCGGCGCGGGATCGGTGTTGTTCATCTCCGCCCTCGGCATGGCCCAGGGCAAATCGGCGGTGCAGAGCGATAACGTACAGCAGGACGTGACCATCGTCCCGCTGACCATCCCCCTGACCGTCGGCCCCGGCACCATCGGTGCCCTGCTGCTGATGGGCGCCAGCCAGCCGCACTGGGACGACAAACTGGTGGCCGTGGCAGCGATCTTCCTCGCCAGCCTCACCGTGGGCGTGGTGCTGTACCTGTCCAACCAGTTCGAGCGCCTGCTCGGCGACCAGGGCCTGCAGATCGTCAGCCGTTTGATGGGGCTGTTCGTTTGCGCCCTGGCGGCGCAGATCATCTTCACCGGGGTGAAGAACTACCTGGTGCTCTGA
- the urtA gene encoding urea ABC transporter substrate-binding protein — MQRRSLIKAFTLSASIAAMGLSWSIQAAETIKVGVLHSLSGTMAISETSLKDMALMTIDEINAKGGVLGKQLEAVVVDPASNWPLFAERGRQLLTQDKVAVTFGCWTSVSRKSVLPVYEELNGLLFYPVQYEGEEMSPNVFYTGAAPNQQAIPAVEYLLSEDGGAAKRFFLLGTDYVYPRTTNKILRAFLNSKGIADKDIEEVYTPFGHSDYQTIVANIKKFSAGGKTAVVSTVNGDSNVPFYKELANQGLEATEVPVVAFSVGEEELRGIDTKPLVGHLAAWNYFQSVENPVNEKFVADWKAYAKAKKLPNADTVVTNDPMEATYVGIHMWAQAVEKAGTTDVDKVREAMAGQEFAAPSGFTLKMDEKNHHLHKPVMIGEIQDDGQFSVVWETEGPIRAQPWSPYIEGNDKKADTPVKSN; from the coding sequence ATGCAACGTCGCAGCCTGATCAAGGCCTTTACCCTTTCCGCTTCCATCGCCGCCATGGGCCTGAGCTGGTCCATCCAGGCCGCCGAGACCATCAAGGTCGGCGTCCTGCACTCGCTGTCCGGCACCATGGCCATTTCCGAAACGTCGCTGAAAGACATGGCGCTGATGACCATCGACGAGATCAACGCCAAAGGCGGCGTACTCGGCAAGCAGCTTGAAGCAGTGGTGGTTGACCCGGCATCGAACTGGCCGCTGTTCGCCGAGCGTGGCCGTCAGTTGCTGACCCAGGACAAGGTCGCGGTGACCTTCGGCTGCTGGACCTCGGTATCGCGCAAATCCGTGTTGCCGGTGTACGAAGAGCTCAACGGCCTGCTGTTCTACCCGGTGCAGTACGAAGGCGAAGAGATGTCGCCGAACGTGTTCTACACCGGTGCAGCGCCAAACCAGCAGGCGATCCCGGCGGTGGAATACCTGCTCAGCGAAGACGGCGGCGCCGCCAAGCGTTTCTTCCTGCTCGGCACCGACTACGTCTACCCGCGCACCACCAACAAGATCCTGCGCGCCTTCCTCAACAGCAAGGGCATCGCCGACAAGGACATCGAAGAGGTCTACACCCCCTTCGGTCATAGCGACTATCAAACCATCGTCGCCAACATCAAGAAGTTCTCCGCTGGCGGCAAAACTGCCGTGGTTTCCACTGTGAATGGCGACTCCAACGTACCGTTCTACAAGGAACTGGCCAACCAGGGCTTGGAAGCCACCGAAGTGCCGGTGGTGGCCTTCTCCGTGGGTGAAGAAGAACTGCGCGGCATCGATACCAAACCGCTGGTCGGCCACCTCGCGGCCTGGAACTACTTCCAGTCCGTGGAGAACCCGGTCAACGAGAAGTTCGTCGCCGACTGGAAAGCCTACGCCAAAGCCAAGAAGCTGCCGAACGCCGACACCGTGGTGACCAACGACCCGATGGAAGCCACCTACGTGGGCATCCACATGTGGGCGCAGGCCGTCGAGAAAGCCGGTACCACCGACGTCGACAAGGTGCGTGAAGCCATGGCTGGCCAGGAGTTCGCGGCGCCGAGCGGCTTCACCCTGAAGATGGACGAGAAGAACCACCACCTGCATAAGCCGGTAATGATCGGCGAGATCCAGGATGACGGTCAGTTCTCCGTGGTCTGGGAAACCGAAGGCCCGATCCGCGCCCAGCCGTGGAGCCCGTACATCGAAGGCAACGACAAGAAAGCCGATACCCCGGTGAAGTCGAACTAA
- the urtB gene encoding urea ABC transporter permease subunit UrtB gives MPTALTRILLSLLLLLPLAAQAGEADDFVAANASKQAKLLQDWAATPSTERMPLLQALQQGRVGSDADKRAFIEQDGTWQAADGDAEANGTPRKLRLNNRLRGLVTFAVASHQMLDHDATIRLAAAKQLQRNTPPALLPLLESRLSMEADENVRDAITLALANLQLEASDPAVRLAAVERLGKTGDPLARTRLQSLLDGEESDATVRAAAEQSLAQVKNKLLIGELLGQAFSGLSLGSILLLAALGLAITFGLLGVINMAHGEMLMLGAYTTYVVQLSFQRLAPEYLTLYPLAALPIAFVVTACIGMALERTVIRHLYGRPLETLLATWGISLILIQLVRVTFGAQNVEVANPAWLSGGMQVLPNLVLPYNRIVIIGFALFVVVLTWLLLNKTRLGLNVRAVTQNRNMAACCGVPTGRVDMMAFGLGSGIAGLGGVALSQIGNVGPDLGQSYIIDSFLVVVLGGVGQLAGSVLAAFGLGVVNKFLEPQIGAVLGKILILALIILFIQKRPQGLFALKGRVID, from the coding sequence ATGCCCACTGCCCTTACCCGAATTCTCCTGAGCCTGCTGCTGTTGCTGCCACTGGCGGCACAGGCTGGCGAGGCCGACGACTTCGTCGCTGCCAACGCCAGCAAACAGGCCAAACTGCTGCAGGACTGGGCCGCCACGCCCAGCACCGAACGCATGCCACTGCTGCAAGCTCTGCAGCAGGGCCGCGTCGGCAGCGATGCCGACAAACGTGCCTTCATCGAACAGGACGGCACCTGGCAAGCCGCTGATGGCGACGCCGAAGCCAATGGCACGCCACGCAAACTGCGCCTGAACAACCGCCTGCGCGGCTTGGTCACCTTCGCCGTGGCCAGCCATCAAATGCTCGATCACGACGCCACTATACGCCTCGCTGCCGCCAAGCAACTGCAACGCAACACGCCGCCAGCGTTGCTGCCCTTGCTGGAAAGCCGCCTGAGCATGGAAGCAGACGAGAACGTGCGTGACGCCATTACCCTGGCCCTGGCCAATCTGCAGCTGGAGGCCAGCGACCCAGCCGTGCGCCTGGCTGCCGTGGAGCGTCTGGGCAAGACCGGCGACCCGCTGGCCCGCACGCGCCTGCAAAGCCTGCTCGATGGCGAAGAAAGCGATGCCACCGTGCGCGCCGCTGCCGAGCAGAGCCTGGCCCAGGTGAAGAACAAACTGCTGATCGGCGAACTGCTCGGCCAGGCCTTCAGCGGCCTGTCGCTTGGCTCGATCCTGCTGCTCGCCGCCCTCGGCCTGGCCATCACCTTCGGTCTGCTCGGGGTGATCAACATGGCCCACGGCGAAATGCTGATGCTGGGCGCCTACACCACCTACGTGGTGCAGCTGAGCTTCCAACGCCTGGCGCCCGAATACCTCACGCTCTACCCACTGGCCGCGTTGCCGATCGCCTTTGTGGTCACGGCCTGCATCGGCATGGCGCTGGAGCGTACGGTGATCCGCCATCTCTACGGTCGCCCGCTGGAAACCCTGCTGGCCACCTGGGGTATCAGCCTGATCCTGATCCAGCTGGTACGCGTCACCTTCGGCGCGCAGAACGTCGAAGTGGCCAACCCGGCCTGGCTGTCTGGCGGCATGCAGGTGCTGCCGAACCTGGTGCTGCCGTACAACCGCATCGTCATCATCGGCTTCGCCTTGTTCGTCGTGGTCCTGACCTGGCTGCTGCTGAACAAGACGCGCCTGGGCCTGAACGTGCGCGCGGTAACCCAGAACCGCAACATGGCAGCCTGCTGCGGCGTGCCCACCGGGCGCGTGGACATGATGGCCTTCGGTCTCGGCTCGGGCATCGCCGGCCTCGGCGGCGTGGCCCTGAGCCAGATCGGCAACGTCGGCCCGGACCTCGGCCAGAGCTACATCATCGACTCCTTCCTGGTGGTGGTGCTCGGCGGCGTCGGGCAACTGGCCGGTAGCGTGCTGGCGGCCTTCGGTCTGGGCGTGGTGAACAAGTTCCTCGAACCGCAGATCGGTGCGGTGCTCGGCAAGATCCTCATCCTCGCGCTGATCATTCTGTTTATCCAGAAACGCCCGCAAGGCCTCTTCGCTCTCAAAGGACGGGTGATCGACTGA
- the purD gene encoding phosphoribosylamine--glycine ligase has translation MNVLIIGSGGREHALAWKVAQDKRVEKVFIAPGNAGTATEAKCENVAIDVLAIEQLADFAEKNVQLTIVGPEAPLVKGVVDLFRSRKLDIFGPTAAAAQLEGSKAFTKDFLARQQIPTADYQNFTEIEPALAYLREKGAPIVIKADGLAAGKGVIVAMTLQEAEDAVRDMLAGNAFGEAGSRVVIEEFLDGEEASFIVMVDGENVLPMATSQDHKRVGDGDSGPNTGGMGAYSPAPVVTAEVHKRVMDEVIYPTVRGMASEGNVYTGFLYAGLMIDKAGKPKVIEFNCRFGDPETQPIMCRLESSLVLLVEAALAKALDKVEATWDPRPTVGVVLAAGGYPGDYAKGDVIEGLDEAAKLDGKVFHAGTALKDGQIVTAGGRVLCATAIGASVADAQQQAYRLAEKIRWNCMFHRNDIGYRAIARERGES, from the coding sequence ATGAACGTATTGATCATCGGCAGCGGCGGTCGTGAACACGCCCTGGCCTGGAAAGTGGCGCAGGACAAGCGCGTCGAGAAGGTCTTCATCGCCCCAGGCAACGCTGGCACCGCTACCGAAGCCAAATGCGAGAACGTCGCCATCGACGTACTGGCCATCGAACAGCTGGCCGACTTCGCCGAGAAGAACGTGCAGCTGACCATCGTCGGCCCGGAGGCTCCGCTGGTCAAAGGTGTGGTCGACCTGTTCCGCAGCCGCAAACTGGACATCTTCGGCCCTACCGCCGCCGCTGCCCAGCTGGAAGGCTCCAAGGCCTTCACCAAGGACTTCCTGGCGCGCCAGCAGATCCCCACCGCTGACTACCAGAACTTCACCGAAATCGAGCCGGCGCTGGCTTACCTGCGTGAGAAAGGCGCACCGATCGTGATCAAGGCCGATGGCCTGGCCGCAGGCAAGGGCGTGATCGTCGCCATGACCCTGCAGGAAGCCGAAGACGCGGTGCGCGACATGCTCGCCGGTAACGCCTTCGGTGAAGCCGGCTCGCGTGTGGTGATCGAGGAGTTCCTCGACGGCGAAGAAGCCAGCTTCATCGTCATGGTCGACGGCGAGAACGTACTGCCGATGGCCACCAGCCAGGACCACAAGCGCGTTGGCGACGGCGACAGCGGCCCGAACACCGGTGGCATGGGCGCGTATTCGCCTGCGCCGGTGGTCACCGCCGAGGTGCACAAGCGCGTGATGGACGAGGTGATCTACCCGACCGTGCGCGGCATGGCCAGCGAAGGCAACGTCTACACCGGTTTTCTCTATGCCGGCCTGATGATCGACAAGGCTGGCAAGCCCAAGGTCATCGAGTTCAACTGCCGCTTCGGCGACCCGGAAACCCAACCGATCATGTGCCGCCTGGAAAGCTCCCTGGTACTGCTGGTCGAGGCCGCATTGGCCAAGGCCCTGGACAAGGTCGAAGCAACCTGGGACCCACGTCCGACCGTGGGCGTGGTACTGGCTGCCGGTGGCTACCCGGGCGACTACGCCAAGGGCGACGTCATCGAAGGCCTGGATGAAGCCGCCAAGCTCGACGGCAAGGTGTTCCACGCCGGTACCGCACTGAAGGACGGCCAGATCGTCACCGCCGGTGGCCGCGTTCTGTGCGCCACCGCCATCGGCGCCAGCGTTGCCGATGCCCAACAGCAGGCCTATCGCCTGGCCGAGAAGATTCGCTGGAACTGCATGTTCCACCGCAACGATATCGGCTATCGGGCCATCGCCCGCGAGCGCGGCGAGAGCTGA